The genomic DNA ATTTTCCATACTTTCCATCCTTTTTCTTAAAATATTACTACAAATATGCACTAATCTTTTAACAAATAGGATAAAAGGGTAATTCCCAACCTAGAATTACCCTTTTAAATACTTTAAGAACATATTTTGGTCCTCTTAGCACTTCCCATTAACATAAATAGATTTTTTTATAAGATGGCCAGAAGTATCGTACTCTTTATATTCTCCATTTAATTTTCCATTTTCTCCATAATTACACTCAATATATAGAGCTCCATTTGAATAATACTCTTTATAAGGACCATACATCATACCATCTTTTAGATTTACTTCAACTTTAACTTGTCCATTTGGGTAATATTTAATATTTTCACTAGTTGTAGACATTCCAGTGTATATTGCTCTTCTTTTTAAAACACCATTTGGATAAAATTCTTCTGCAAGTCCTTTGTTTTCTCCATTTACCAAGTGTCTTATAGAGTTTAATTTGCCATCAATATAGTAAGTTTCATAGACTCCATCAATATTTCCATTTTTATAAGTCTTTTTTGTCTCTAGTTGTCCGTTTAAATAGTAAGATCTGTATTCACCCTCTCTAATACCATTTACATATCTTTTTTCTTCTTGCACAACTCCATTGTCGTAATTTTTAACCCATAAACCTTCTTTTTTACCTTCCTTATTATATTGATTGACCATATTTACCCTCCTCCTTTTTAATTCAAGCTTCCTTAATACAGTATACTACATAGCTTTAAATAAATAAACAGTTAAAACAATCATATTTTTAAATAAAAATTTTTCTGTAAAACAATTAAAATTCTATATATGAATAATTCCATAATAGACTCAAAATATTATTGATAATCTTGAATATAACTTTTTTTTAAGTCAAAAATATGCTCTTTTTTTAATGCTTCTATGATACCTATATTATTTACTGAAAGTTTATTTTGAAATATTAATTCATCTAGAGTAAAATATCCAAACAATAATTGTGATAAGCTTCCTATATCAATTTTTATATCCCATTTTTTATCTGTTCTTTGAATATCGTTTCCCATAATTTTATAAATGCCATCATTAATTGGTAAATATTTATCCTCTATCCATATATTAAAATTTAACCCGTTAAAATCTATTCGTTTTAAAATTTGTTGAGGATTTACTATTCTTCCCATAATAAATGGAATATCTTTTTTTTCTATTTTTTCTTGATTTTTAAAGCAAAAATTAATTTGATCTCTAACAGGAGTGTTAATTTCTACAGTAGGATAATATTCTTTAAATGTTTTAAGAAAAGATAAAAATTTCTTTTTAACTTCGATATTTTTACTAAATAACTCTCTCACTTCAATTTTTTCATTTTTATAAAAAATAATATAACCCAATGGAATATTATCTCTATAAAAAATATAAATCTCTCCACCATCACTAATTACTTCTTTTAATAAATTTTTAAAGGCTTTTCTATCTCTTTTTACATATATAAAAAAATCTTTCATTTGATTATTATATATATCCATTAAATCACAAATATATTTATCAATCAAGTTCAATTCAATTTTTTCAATACTATCTTCACCATCAAATCCAGTAGTGGATATCTCTTCAGTAGAAAAAATTACTTTTTCATAATTACAAATATAATCAAATCCATATTTTCTATATATTGCTGCATTTATAGGGGACAAATAAACTATTTCATAACCATTTTTTCTACTTTGCTCTAAAGATTTACGTAATAATTTATCCATATATCCACGTCCTCTATACTCTGGTGACACTGCTACAGCAACTATATAAAAAGAATTTACTTCTTCTTTATTTATAATGAGATTATATTTATTTTCATGTAATGATGCTTTTATTTTATTATCTTCTTCTAATATCAAATAATTTTCTTTACTATAAAGATTTGAAAAATAAAATTCTACTTCCTCTTTAGAATCTGTAAAACATTCTAACCAAATTTTTTTAGAAATTTCAAAATCTTTATCTATCCCGTATCTAAATATCAATCACACCACTCCTCTTTATTTTTTCCCTTTTTCATATTATAATTAAAATATAACAAAAAAGCTACTCAATGATCAAGGAGGAAAAATGTACTGTTTTAATTATAAAATAAAAGATGAAGATATCAACTATGGTGGTCATGTTGGAAATGAAAGAGCTTTATTATTTTTTCAGATGGCAAGAATTAATTTTTTTGAATCTATGGGTCTAACAGAATTAGATCTAGGAGAAGGAGCTGGAGTTATTCAGAAAAATGGATTTATTGAATACAATAGACAACTTTTTTTAAATGATATCATTTCAATAAACATAACAGATATTGAATTTTCAAAATCTAGTTTCAATATAAAATATGAAATTTATAACGAAGAAAATTTTAAAGTTATAAATGGATCTACACTTTTAGTTTGTTATGATTACAAGGCAAATAAAGTTAGAAAAATACCTGAAAACTTTAAAATGAAAGCTACCATGATTATTCAAGGTGATAAATAATGAATATTTTAGTAAGTGCCTGTCTTTTAGGAGTGTGCTGCCGTTATGATGGACAATCTAAACCTAATCATAATATTTTAAATCTTATTAAAACACACAATTTAATTCCTATATGTCCTGAACAATTAGGTGGACTTGAAACACCTAGATTGCCTGCAGAAATGCAAAATGATAAAGTTATCAGAAAAGATGGAAAAGACGTTACTTTTGAATATAATAAAGGTGCTACTGAAGCACTTAAAATTGCAAAATTATTTGATTGTAAAATAGCAATACTCAAAGAAAAAAGTCCATCATGTGGTTATAAAGAGGTCTATGACGGTTCTTTTTCTAAAAAACTTATTCCTAAACAAGGGGTCACAGCTTTACTTTTAGAAAAAAATGGAATAAAAGTAATTGGAGAAAATTCTTTAGAATTTTTAAAATAGATGTCCCCGGGATTACTCCCGGGGAATATGTTTATTTTGAGTTTTTTATAAATTCAGCAGCATTTTGTCCTGCAATACGTCCAAATATAACTGCAGCACTATAAGCTCCTGTTGTATTAGTAACTTCTCCAGCTGCATATAGTCCTTTTACTACGTGTCCATCTCTATGTAAAACTTCAGCTTTTTCATTAGCTGTTACTCCACCTTTTGTCATATGAATAGCAGATTCAACTTGTACTCCGTAATATGGTCCTTCTGTTTTAAATTCTTTTCCAGTAATTTTTTCACTATATTTATCTTTTATTTCTCCACGTACAGCTTTATTAAAATCCTCAACTATTTTCTTTAAGTTATCAGCTGGAATATTTAATTTTGTAGCTAATTCATCAAGAGTATTTGCTTTTACATGTAATCCTTGAGCTGTATGTTTTTGTAAACGATAGCTAGAATCATATAAATCTTGATCATAAATATAATAAACTTTACTTTCTGGTTGATCTAATATAGCATAAGCTGTTGGAAGTCCACTTTGATTTTCATCAACAAATCTTTCTCCATTTTTGTTAACAAATATAAATCCTTCTCCAGCACCAGTAAGATCTCTAGTTGAGCTAATTATTGTCTTAAATACACTTAATACTTCCATATTTTCCATCTTTAAATTATTCTTTTCAAATACAGGTATAAAATCTCCAGTAGCTCCTAATTGATTTGAAGTTTGAACTCTTTCTGATCCTGGAGCATATTTTGCAAGATAATCTTTATTTGCTGCAAATCCACCAGTAGCTATAATAACAGCTTTTGCATTTATATTATATGTATTATTTTTTTGCTGTACTTTTACTCCTACAGCATTTCCATCTTTCATTATAAGGTCTAACCCTTTTGTCCCAGTACGAACATCAACACCTAATTCTTTTACTTTTTTCTCCATTCCATCTTGAATGTGAGCCCCAGCATAAGCATTAGATTCTGCCATATGATTTCTCAATCCATAGTTATAATTTAAATTTACCCCAAAACTCCTTAACCATTCGTCTAATACATAAGCTCCTTCAGCTTGTGCTTTTGTACGTTCTATTGTATCTCTTGGGTTAGCTTTATCTTTAATAAAAGCTTCTACTGTATCATTAATTCCATTAGCTTTTTGAGCTTTTGAATTAATCATATCAAAAAAGTTCATATCAAACTTTCCGTTTCCACTAAGAATATCCAATTTTTCAATAACAATTACATCTTTTACTCCTGCTTCTTTAGCAGAAATAGCAGCAGCAAGTCCAGCAGGACCTCCACCTACGATTACAACTTCAGTATTTACATCTTCTAAAACTACAGCTGGTTGCTCAGGTGCTTTAGTTTTAAAAGTAATTCTTCCATAATCTACACCATTTTTTTTCATTACATCAGCAACTGCTCTTTTTACAGCAAATGATGTATAAGATGCTCCAGACACACTATCTACTATAGGTGACTGTGCCTTTAAAATTCTTTCCTTAATAATAGGGAAAGCTCTGTCCATTAAATGTGAAGTTTCTTTATGAGATATAACTTTGATATCCTCAATTTTTTCTCCCTCTGTTACAATCTCAAGTTTCATCTCTCCACCAAACCCTGACGTTCTAGCTTCAGCAGTAGTTTTTTGTGCACCAAAACAATTTAAAACTACAAGGAACATTCCAAGAATAACAGAAGTAACCAATGAAGTTAGTTTTTTCATTACAAATCCTCCTAAAAACATAATATTAAATAGATTAATAGCAACTGTCTTATTCAATAAAAAAAAGAAAAGTTTTTATTTAGTTCATAAAATAAAACAGCAAAAATATCTTCTGTATTATAGCGAATTTTTATTTAATTGTAAATTCAAAGTATACTAATTTAAATATATATTATATATGAATTTTAGGAGTAATTATTAATAATAATAAAAATACTTCCTACCATAGATAGGAAGCGTAATTTTTTAATACTATTTAAATAAATTAGGTATAAATAAAGCTATGTCTGCTGAATATGTAACTATCAATAACACAATAAGCAAGGCGATTATAAAAGGCCAAACTTCTCGAATAAAATCTTCTAATTTTACTCGTACTATTGAACAAACTGTAAACATCATTGATCCAAATGGAGGTGTTAATCCACCAATCATTATATTTACAATAAATATTACTCCAAAATGTAGCGGATCTACTCCTAGAGCTTTAACAGCTGGAACAAGAAGTGGTGCTAATATAACTAGTGCTGCTCCTCCTTCTATAAACATTCCTACAAATAATAAAAGAAGATTTATAACCATAAGTAATACAAATTTGTTATTAGTAAAATCCATAAGTCCTTGTGTTATCATTTGAGGTATTCTTTCTAATGTCATATAATAACCAAAAACCTTAGCAGAAGCAATAATTATAATAACTGCTCCTGTACTTTGTACTGTTTCTTTTAAAATAACCGGAATATGAGAAATTTTTAATTTTTTATATACAAAGAAACCAACTAAAAAACAAAATAATACTGCTACTCCTCCAGCTTCTGTAGGTGTAAACATTCCCATACGCATTCCCAAAATTATTCCAAATGGAATTGCAAGAGCCCATATAGACTTTAAAGCTTGTCTACCTATTTCAGCTGGTGTTGCCATTTTATCCCTTGATGGTTTATAATTTCTTTTTCTTGAGATAATGTTTACGGTAATCATAAGAGATAATGTCATAAGTATACCTGGAGTATATCCTGCTAAAAACATATCTCCTACTGGAACATTTGCTATCAATGCGTATATAATCAAATTTGTTCCTGGCGGTATAACTGGACTAACTGCAGACGAAGCCGCTGTTACTGCAGCTGAAAATGCTGGTGAAAATCCTTTTTTTACCATTTGTGGGACTAATATTTTAGATTCCATAGCAGCATCAGCATTTGCAGAACCAGAAATCCCTCCCATCATAGCACTTAAAAGGCAGTTTACTTGAGCAAGTCCACCTTTCATATGACCTGCTAAAACTTCAGCCATATTCATAAGTTGCTCACTAATTCCAGAATAGTTCATTACAGAACCTACCATTATAAAGAACGGTACAGCTAAATATGGAAAAGATTCAATAGATGTTACAAACTGCTGAATTACCATATTCATAGCCATTGTTGTGTTTATAAATATAAAATAAAACAAAGCTGACCCCATAAGTGCAAATCCTATTGGAATATCCAAGAAAAATAGCACAAACAAGATAGCTACGGGCATTAATGGATGCATTGTTATTCCTCCTAAACTTTAATTCTCTTCTGTTGTAAAAAATAGCTCTTTTAGACTTTGAATTGTATAGATTATAGAATAGAATGTCATAAGTCCAAATGAAAGAACGATTGCTGAATTTATATACGAATATGAAATTTCAAGAGCTGCTGTTATTTTTGAAGATGAATATACGTATTGGAATCCAAAATAACACATAACCCCACTTATAACAGTCATTAAAATATAAACTATAAATTGTACAAACTTTCTTACTTTTTGTGGCAAAAGTACAACTATAGCTTCAACACCAATTAGAGCTTTTTTCCTATAAGCAGCTGCTGTTCCTAGAAATATTGTCCATACAAAACAACCTACTGCAACTTCCTCTGCCCAAAAATATGTAAATTTCAATACATATCTTGTAAAAACATTCATTATAACTACTAATATAGTAATTGATATAAATACACTTCCAAGATATAGTTCAAAATCCTGGAAAAATTCTTTTAATTTTTTCATCAGATCACCTTGCTACGATGTAGCCCTTCCTGTGTATTATTCTAAAAGAGGGGATGTTTTTTTACATCCCCTGCTCCTTATGTTTAAAACAAAATATTGTTATTTTCCTTCTTTTATATCTTGTCTAATTTTTGTTAACTCTTCCATTATTCTATCATGAATTCCAGGGGTCCATTGAGGGAATTCATTAAATACTGGAGCTGCTGCTTTATTAAAT from Fusobacterium hominis includes the following:
- a CDS encoding toxin-antitoxin system YwqK family antitoxin; this encodes MVNQYNKEGKKEGLWVKNYDNGVVQEEKRYVNGIREGEYRSYYLNGQLETKKTYKNGNIDGVYETYYIDGKLNSIRHLVNGENKGLAEEFYPNGVLKRRAIYTGMSTTSENIKYYPNGQVKVEVNLKDGMMYGPYKEYYSNGALYIECNYGENGKLNGEYKEYDTSGHLIKKSIYVNGKC
- a CDS encoding GNAT family N-acetyltransferase, with amino-acid sequence MIFRYGIDKDFEISKKIWLECFTDSKEEVEFYFSNLYSKENYLILEEDNKIKASLHENKYNLIINKEEVNSFYIVAVAVSPEYRGRGYMDKLLRKSLEQSRKNGYEIVYLSPINAAIYRKYGFDYICNYEKVIFSTEEISTTGFDGEDSIEKIELNLIDKYICDLMDIYNNQMKDFFIYVKRDRKAFKNLLKEVISDGGEIYIFYRDNIPLGYIIFYKNEKIEVRELFSKNIEVKKKFLSFLKTFKEYYPTVEINTPVRDQINFCFKNQEKIEKKDIPFIMGRIVNPQQILKRIDFNGLNFNIWIEDKYLPINDGIYKIMGNDIQRTDKKWDIKIDIGSLSQLLFGYFTLDELIFQNKLSVNNIGIIEALKKEHIFDLKKSYIQDYQ
- a CDS encoding acyl-CoA thioesterase, with translation MYCFNYKIKDEDINYGGHVGNERALLFFQMARINFFESMGLTELDLGEGAGVIQKNGFIEYNRQLFLNDIISINITDIEFSKSSFNIKYEIYNEENFKVINGSTLLVCYDYKANKVRKIPENFKMKATMIIQGDK
- a CDS encoding DUF523 domain-containing protein — its product is MNILVSACLLGVCCRYDGQSKPNHNILNLIKTHNLIPICPEQLGGLETPRLPAEMQNDKVIRKDGKDVTFEYNKGATEALKIAKLFDCKIAILKEKSPSCGYKEVYDGSFSKKLIPKQGVTALLLEKNGIKVIGENSLEFLK
- a CDS encoding FAD-binding protein encodes the protein MKKLTSLVTSVILGMFLVVLNCFGAQKTTAEARTSGFGGEMKLEIVTEGEKIEDIKVISHKETSHLMDRAFPIIKERILKAQSPIVDSVSGASYTSFAVKRAVADVMKKNGVDYGRITFKTKAPEQPAVVLEDVNTEVVIVGGGPAGLAAAISAKEAGVKDVIVIEKLDILSGNGKFDMNFFDMINSKAQKANGINDTVEAFIKDKANPRDTIERTKAQAEGAYVLDEWLRSFGVNLNYNYGLRNHMAESNAYAGAHIQDGMEKKVKELGVDVRTGTKGLDLIMKDGNAVGVKVQQKNNTYNINAKAVIIATGGFAANKDYLAKYAPGSERVQTSNQLGATGDFIPVFEKNNLKMENMEVLSVFKTIISSTRDLTGAGEGFIFVNKNGERFVDENQSGLPTAYAILDQPESKVYYIYDQDLYDSSYRLQKHTAQGLHVKANTLDELATKLNIPADNLKKIVEDFNKAVRGEIKDKYSEKITGKEFKTEGPYYGVQVESAIHMTKGGVTANEKAEVLHRDGHVVKGLYAAGEVTNTTGAYSAAVIFGRIAGQNAAEFIKNSK
- a CDS encoding TRAP transporter large permease, translated to MHPLMPVAILFVLFFLDIPIGFALMGSALFYFIFINTTMAMNMVIQQFVTSIESFPYLAVPFFIMVGSVMNYSGISEQLMNMAEVLAGHMKGGLAQVNCLLSAMMGGISGSANADAAMESKILVPQMVKKGFSPAFSAAVTAASSAVSPVIPPGTNLIIYALIANVPVGDMFLAGYTPGILMTLSLMITVNIISRKRNYKPSRDKMATPAEIGRQALKSIWALAIPFGIILGMRMGMFTPTEAGGVAVLFCFLVGFFVYKKLKISHIPVILKETVQSTGAVIIIIASAKVFGYYMTLERIPQMITQGLMDFTNNKFVLLMVINLLLLFVGMFIEGGAALVILAPLLVPAVKALGVDPLHFGVIFIVNIMIGGLTPPFGSMMFTVCSIVRVKLEDFIREVWPFIIALLIVLLIVTYSADIALFIPNLFK
- a CDS encoding TRAP transporter small permease, which gives rise to MKKLKEFFQDFELYLGSVFISITILVVIMNVFTRYVLKFTYFWAEEVAVGCFVWTIFLGTAAAYRKKALIGVEAIVVLLPQKVRKFVQFIVYILMTVISGVMCYFGFQYVYSSSKITAALEISYSYINSAIVLSFGLMTFYSIIYTIQSLKELFFTTEEN